In Musa acuminata AAA Group cultivar baxijiao chromosome BXJ2-3, Cavendish_Baxijiao_AAA, whole genome shotgun sequence, the following proteins share a genomic window:
- the LOC135607392 gene encoding U11/U12 small nuclear ribonucleoprotein 31 kDa protein-like: MARRRNESDDDDDDFLYRYPVPSSSSASAANSRSRGGSGASSKGGSGGLAPSKSTVYVSNIDYTLTNSDLHTIFSTFGKVARVTVLKDHATRRSRGVAFVLFVSRHDAAAAARSMNGKVLNGRTLSASIAADNGRAAEFIRRRVYKDKSRCYECGEEGHLSYECPRNQLGPRERPNPKRARRREQGGGGGGGGGGQDGGSDGGEEEAFDNDNWASVVDTRGFDEKARERDERFGDGNDKKKKEKKVSYFSDESGEDE, encoded by the coding sequence ATGGCTCGCCGTAGAAACGAAAgcgacgacgatgacgacgatTTCCTCTACCGATACCCCGTCCCCTCCTCCTCATCCGCCTCGGCCGCCAACTCCCGCtcccgcggcggcagcggcgcCTCCTCCAAGGGCGGATCCGGCGGCCTCGCCCCCTCAAAATCGACGGTCTATGTCTCCAACATCGATTACACCCTCACCAACTCCGACCTCCACACGATCTTCTCCACCTTCGGCAAGGTCGCCCGCGTCACCGTCCTCAAGGACCACGCCACCCGCCGCAGCCGCGGCGTCGCTTTCGTGCTCTTCGTCTCCCGCCACGACGCTGCGGCGGCCGCTCGGTCCATGAACGGGAAGGTCCTCAACGGCCGCACGCTCTCGGCCTCCATCGCTGCTGACAACGGCCGTGCCGCCGAGTTCATTCGCCGGAGGGTCTACAAGGACAAGAGCCGGTGCTACGAATGCGGCGAGGAGGGCCACCTCTCCTACGAGTGTCCGAGGAACCAGCTGGGGCCCAGGGAGCGGCCCAATCCGAAGCGGGCGCGGCGGAGGGAACagggcggcggtggcggcggtggcggtggaggTCAAGATGGTGGTTCTGACGGTGGCGAAGAGGAAGCTTTCGATAACGATAACTGGGCGTCGGTGGTGGACACGAGGGGGTTCGACGAGAAGGCGAGGGAAAGGGACGAGCGTTTTGGTGATGGGAAcgacaagaagaaaaaggagaagaaagttAGCTATTTCAGCGACGAGAGTGGCGAGGATGAATAG